From Amphiprion ocellaris isolate individual 3 ecotype Okinawa chromosome 2, ASM2253959v1, whole genome shotgun sequence, a single genomic window includes:
- the ube3a gene encoding ubiquitin-protein ligase E3A isoform X2, with protein sequence MSDKDTNDDFSDVHYLTENNICMILNFCEEEGDYSALVRVIGRVFSNAEALMKSFKKDEPNATENSCKPTDVEKQNDQTLEKMGAASAATLPDDALSDALSTCEVAVDIQAVRRVYDRLLSIDQVEASLVNALIYLTPNVELDLEYLDVYEANPDYLNIFIIVMENSNLHSPEYLEVALPQFCKAMSKLPVTALARLSKLWSMYGLPHIRRMMETFQQLITFTVVSNEYDAENLVNDDETVVAATQCLKIVFYASILAGDVDVEHNEEDEEDTDSDELTLHELLGEERLYKKGPRVDPLEKELGIRTVDSIHPVIPFEDFVNESLNDVVEMDKDFTFFKVNAETKFSFQSCPFILSVITKNQGLYYDNRIRMYSERRLTALYSMVQGQQPNPYLKLKVRRDHIIDDALVRLEMISMENPSDLKKQLFVEFEGEQGVDEGGVSKEFFQLVLEEIFNPDIGMFTYDDETKLFWFNSSSLENEAQYTLIGIVLGLAIYNNCILDVHFPMVVYRKLMGKKGTYLDLSDSHPVLYQSLKGLLEYTGNVKEDMMLTFQISHTDLFGNPVLYDLKDQGDQIPVTIENRQEFVDLYVDYILNTSVERQFRAFKKGFLMVTNESPLKYLFRPEEVELLICGSRKLDFEALEKTTEYDGGYSKDSQIIKDFWETIHSFGEEQKRFFLQFTTGTDRAPVGGLGKLKMIIAKNGSDTDRLPTSHTCFNALLLPEYSTKEKLRERLLKAITYAKGFGML encoded by the exons ATGAGCGATAAAGACACCAATGACGACTTCTCAG ACGTCCATTACCTCACTGAGAACAACATCTGTATGATCCTGAATTTCTGTGAGGAGGAAGGGGATTATTCTGCTCTCGTCCGTGTCATCGGCAGGGTTTTCTCCAACGCTGAAGCCCTGATGAAGAGTTTCAAGAAGGATGAACCAAATGCCACTGAAAACTCTTGCAAACCAACAGATGTGGAGAAACAGAATGATCAAACCTTGGAGAAGATGGGTGCCGCCTCTGCAGCAACTTTGCCAGATGATGCGTTGAGTGATGCGTTAAGCACCTGTGAAGTTGCAGTGGACATCCAGGCTGTGAGGAGAGTCTACGACAGACTCCTATCCATCGACCAGGTGGAGGCCTCCCTTGTAAATGCGCTCATTTACCTCACTCCAAATGTGGAACTTGACCTGGAATATCTTGACGTGTATGAGGCAAACCCAGATTACCTGAATATCTTCATCATCGTCATGGAGAACAGTAACCTGCACAGCCCGGAGTATCTCGAAGTGGCGTTACCGCAGTTCTGCAAGGCAATGAGCAAACTGCCAGTAACTGCGCTCGCCAGGCTGTCGAAGCTCTGGTCGATGTACGGCCTCCCGCACATCCGCCGTATGATGGAAACCTTCCAGCAGCTCATCACATTCACAGTTGTCAGCAATGAATACGATGCCGAAAACCTGGTAAATGATGACGAGACCGTGGTGGCTGCGACCCAGTGTTTGAAGATCGTCTTCTATGCAAGTATCCTGGCAGGTGATGTGGATGTAGAGCACAAcgaggaggacgaggaagaCACGGATTCTGATGAGTTAACGCTGCATGAGTTGCTGGGTGAGGAGCGGCTCTATAAGAAGGGCCCTCGGGTCGACCCTCTAGAGAAGGAACTGGGCATCCGAACTGTAGATAGTATACACCCCGTCATCCCCTTTGAGGACTTTGTCAATGAGTCACTGAATGATGTGGTCGAGATGGACAAAGATTTCACCTTCTTCAAGGTCAACGCCGAAACTAAATTTTCTTTCCAGAGCTGCCCATTCATCCTCAGCGTCATCACCAAGAACCAAGGGCTTTACTATGACAACAGGATCAGGATGTACAGCGAGCGGCGCCTCACAGCCCTCTACAGTATGGTGCAGGGGCAGCAGCCAAACCCATATCTGAAGCTCAAAGTTCGCAGAGACCACATCATTGACGACGCACTCGTCAGA CTGGAGATGATTTCCATGGAGAACCCATCAGACCTGAAGAAGCAGCTGTTTGTTGAGTTTGAAGGGGAGCAAGGTGTTGACGAAGGAGGAGTTTCAAAGGAGTTCTTTCAGTTGGttttggaggaaattttcaaCCCTGACATAG GAATGTTCACCTATGATGATGAAACCAAGCTTTTCTGGTTCAATTCATCCTCGCTGGAGAACGAAGCACAGTACACTCTCATTGGAATTGTCCTGGGACTTGCTATTTACAACAACTGCATCCTCGACGTCCATTTCCCGATGGTTGTCTACAGGAAACTCATGGGAAAAAAAGGGACCTACTTGGACCTGTCAGACTCACATCCA GTTCTCTACCAAAGTCTGAAGGGACTTCTTGAATATACCGGCAATGTGAAGGAAGACATGATGCTTACCTTCCAAATATCACATACAGACCTTTTTGGAAACCCTGTATTGTATGACTTGAAGGATCAGGGAGACCAGATCCCTGTTACTATTGAGAACAGACAG GAGTTTGTGGATCTGTATGTTGACTACATCCTGAACACCAGCGTGGAGAGACAATTCAGAGCCTTCAAAAAAGGTTTCCTAATGGTCACGAATGAGTCCCCGCTGAAATATTTGTTCAGACCAGAGGAAGTAGAGCTGCTTATCTGTGGAAGCAGG AAACTTGACTTTGAAGCACTTGAAAAGACAACAGAATACGATGGTGGTTATAGCAAAGACAGTCAAATTATCAA AGACTTCTGGGAAACTATTCACTCGTTTGGAGAGGAGCAGAAGAggttttttcttcagtttaccACTGGTACAGACAGAGCACCGGTTGGAGGGCTCGGAAAATTAAAGATGATCATCGCCAAGAACGGCTCTGACACAGACAG ACTACCAACCTCTCACACCTGCTTTAACGCACTGCTGCTCCCTgaatactccaccaaggagaaACTCAGGGAGAGACTCCTCAAGGCCATCACTTACGCCAAAGGCTTTGGGATGCTGTGA
- the ube3a gene encoding ubiquitin-protein ligase E3A isoform X1, which translates to MNRATAKHLIERYFRQLTEGCGNGNCTNEFCASCRDFRPLDSNSAAAKALELFKINAKLCDYYPSFKSSADGNSLLDSTMSDKDTNDDFSDVHYLTENNICMILNFCEEEGDYSALVRVIGRVFSNAEALMKSFKKDEPNATENSCKPTDVEKQNDQTLEKMGAASAATLPDDALSDALSTCEVAVDIQAVRRVYDRLLSIDQVEASLVNALIYLTPNVELDLEYLDVYEANPDYLNIFIIVMENSNLHSPEYLEVALPQFCKAMSKLPVTALARLSKLWSMYGLPHIRRMMETFQQLITFTVVSNEYDAENLVNDDETVVAATQCLKIVFYASILAGDVDVEHNEEDEEDTDSDELTLHELLGEERLYKKGPRVDPLEKELGIRTVDSIHPVIPFEDFVNESLNDVVEMDKDFTFFKVNAETKFSFQSCPFILSVITKNQGLYYDNRIRMYSERRLTALYSMVQGQQPNPYLKLKVRRDHIIDDALVRLEMISMENPSDLKKQLFVEFEGEQGVDEGGVSKEFFQLVLEEIFNPDIGMFTYDDETKLFWFNSSSLENEAQYTLIGIVLGLAIYNNCILDVHFPMVVYRKLMGKKGTYLDLSDSHPVLYQSLKGLLEYTGNVKEDMMLTFQISHTDLFGNPVLYDLKDQGDQIPVTIENRQEFVDLYVDYILNTSVERQFRAFKKGFLMVTNESPLKYLFRPEEVELLICGSRKLDFEALEKTTEYDGGYSKDSQIIKDFWETIHSFGEEQKRFFLQFTTGTDRAPVGGLGKLKMIIAKNGSDTDRLPTSHTCFNALLLPEYSTKEKLRERLLKAITYAKGFGML; encoded by the exons AT GAACAGAGCGACTGCAAAGCATCTAATTGAGCGCTACTTTCGGCAGTTAACTGAAGGCTGTGGAAATGGCAACTGCACGAATGAGTTTTGCGCATCATGTCGCGATTTTCGACCTTTGGATAGCAACTCAGCAGCTGCCAAAGCACTTGAGCTGTTTAAGATTAACGCCAAACTCTGTGATTATTACCCCTCCTTCAAGTCCAGCGCAGACGGAAACTCTCTGCTGGACAGTACGATGAGCGATAAAGACACCAATGACGACTTCTCAG ACGTCCATTACCTCACTGAGAACAACATCTGTATGATCCTGAATTTCTGTGAGGAGGAAGGGGATTATTCTGCTCTCGTCCGTGTCATCGGCAGGGTTTTCTCCAACGCTGAAGCCCTGATGAAGAGTTTCAAGAAGGATGAACCAAATGCCACTGAAAACTCTTGCAAACCAACAGATGTGGAGAAACAGAATGATCAAACCTTGGAGAAGATGGGTGCCGCCTCTGCAGCAACTTTGCCAGATGATGCGTTGAGTGATGCGTTAAGCACCTGTGAAGTTGCAGTGGACATCCAGGCTGTGAGGAGAGTCTACGACAGACTCCTATCCATCGACCAGGTGGAGGCCTCCCTTGTAAATGCGCTCATTTACCTCACTCCAAATGTGGAACTTGACCTGGAATATCTTGACGTGTATGAGGCAAACCCAGATTACCTGAATATCTTCATCATCGTCATGGAGAACAGTAACCTGCACAGCCCGGAGTATCTCGAAGTGGCGTTACCGCAGTTCTGCAAGGCAATGAGCAAACTGCCAGTAACTGCGCTCGCCAGGCTGTCGAAGCTCTGGTCGATGTACGGCCTCCCGCACATCCGCCGTATGATGGAAACCTTCCAGCAGCTCATCACATTCACAGTTGTCAGCAATGAATACGATGCCGAAAACCTGGTAAATGATGACGAGACCGTGGTGGCTGCGACCCAGTGTTTGAAGATCGTCTTCTATGCAAGTATCCTGGCAGGTGATGTGGATGTAGAGCACAAcgaggaggacgaggaagaCACGGATTCTGATGAGTTAACGCTGCATGAGTTGCTGGGTGAGGAGCGGCTCTATAAGAAGGGCCCTCGGGTCGACCCTCTAGAGAAGGAACTGGGCATCCGAACTGTAGATAGTATACACCCCGTCATCCCCTTTGAGGACTTTGTCAATGAGTCACTGAATGATGTGGTCGAGATGGACAAAGATTTCACCTTCTTCAAGGTCAACGCCGAAACTAAATTTTCTTTCCAGAGCTGCCCATTCATCCTCAGCGTCATCACCAAGAACCAAGGGCTTTACTATGACAACAGGATCAGGATGTACAGCGAGCGGCGCCTCACAGCCCTCTACAGTATGGTGCAGGGGCAGCAGCCAAACCCATATCTGAAGCTCAAAGTTCGCAGAGACCACATCATTGACGACGCACTCGTCAGA CTGGAGATGATTTCCATGGAGAACCCATCAGACCTGAAGAAGCAGCTGTTTGTTGAGTTTGAAGGGGAGCAAGGTGTTGACGAAGGAGGAGTTTCAAAGGAGTTCTTTCAGTTGGttttggaggaaattttcaaCCCTGACATAG GAATGTTCACCTATGATGATGAAACCAAGCTTTTCTGGTTCAATTCATCCTCGCTGGAGAACGAAGCACAGTACACTCTCATTGGAATTGTCCTGGGACTTGCTATTTACAACAACTGCATCCTCGACGTCCATTTCCCGATGGTTGTCTACAGGAAACTCATGGGAAAAAAAGGGACCTACTTGGACCTGTCAGACTCACATCCA GTTCTCTACCAAAGTCTGAAGGGACTTCTTGAATATACCGGCAATGTGAAGGAAGACATGATGCTTACCTTCCAAATATCACATACAGACCTTTTTGGAAACCCTGTATTGTATGACTTGAAGGATCAGGGAGACCAGATCCCTGTTACTATTGAGAACAGACAG GAGTTTGTGGATCTGTATGTTGACTACATCCTGAACACCAGCGTGGAGAGACAATTCAGAGCCTTCAAAAAAGGTTTCCTAATGGTCACGAATGAGTCCCCGCTGAAATATTTGTTCAGACCAGAGGAAGTAGAGCTGCTTATCTGTGGAAGCAGG AAACTTGACTTTGAAGCACTTGAAAAGACAACAGAATACGATGGTGGTTATAGCAAAGACAGTCAAATTATCAA AGACTTCTGGGAAACTATTCACTCGTTTGGAGAGGAGCAGAAGAggttttttcttcagtttaccACTGGTACAGACAGAGCACCGGTTGGAGGGCTCGGAAAATTAAAGATGATCATCGCCAAGAACGGCTCTGACACAGACAG ACTACCAACCTCTCACACCTGCTTTAACGCACTGCTGCTCCCTgaatactccaccaaggagaaACTCAGGGAGAGACTCCTCAAGGCCATCACTTACGCCAAAGGCTTTGGGATGCTGTGA